ataaatagataaataactaaataaaatctttgaaaaaaaagagaaaaaagtacaagTATAATCTTGGACAAAGAAGTAAGAGATATCGTCAGGTGGGATAATCCTTACCTGTTTCTCCTTTTGTAGAACAGATTTGAATATGATGATTGGAATTTGCATGATTTGCGATTAAATGTTTCTGTGGAATCAGGACTTCCAACACCCTGATTGCTCCTatctgattagaaaaaaaaaaaaggaagagacaaaggGAGCATGTAAAGAAGAACTAGGTAGAACACATATTGCAGCTtttaagaaagggagggagaagacagaATCTCAAAAATACGACAGCATTTGAGGGGCAGAGAAAACATTAGAGACACTGAGAAATAGTCTGAGGAAGATTccaagaagggggaaaaagtcGAGTTTGGGATGAGAcaaaagcagagagaggaagagagggagacagagagagaggtgagagcgagagtgagagagagagagagaaggaaggaggagaggagaggagaggagaggagatgagaggagaggagagagaaaagatggaCACAGGGATATACACAAGATCACCACCCAGCAAGAAAGACAACTAGGAAGGGAAGGTGGGAGCAAGTGAGGTTCCATTTGTGCCAAATTATCTCCTATCTCTCCTCCAGGCCCCATTTCTGGATTGGAGTTATAAATAGCAGAGAGTTGGAAATGTCCCCCCTCCCTTTGATTCTGTCTcagcctgggggaagggagaagacagGGACAGGCCTACAGGTCCCCCTGGAGATCCCTGGGAGGCCCCACCCAGCTCCTGCCTGGGCCAGCCcaggactctctcccctcccatcctcTGCCCTTAGGTGGGTGGGAAATGCGCAGTCCTGGAAAGGGTCTGGGAGCTGGAGACATCCTTCCCATCCCTCTGCCTCTTGGGTCCAGTCTCTCATCTTCGCCTTCCTTTGGCACCCCCTTTCTCCCAGCctatgtttttcttgttttctcccaTCTCTTGTTGATCAAactcttgcctttctttttccatctattttcttttcttttttgtttcgtTCTTTCTACCTGCTTCCTTTGCTTCTCTCCCTAGGCCTGCtgagtttttctctcttcttgccagtctttccctttcttcccttgaaTGCAGAACAGGTGTCACTGCTGGGCTTGGGAGCGTCGTGTGGGAAAAGGTGGGAAGCAGTTTGAGTCGAACAGTGTGAGAAGTATTCCATGTGACCAGGGGGAGAAGGGAGCGCTAAGGGGCCAAGTAGGACCCAGGCTCGAGACCGCTCccctttcatttcctctctttctgtgtgCCTATCTCTCTTCCCAGACTCCTTTAGCCTCATCCATTTCTCATCTCTTTaccatctttttctctctttcagtcCCTCTCTAGTCCCCATTCCTAGGCGCCGCCTCCACCCTTCACAGACACCCGCAGgagtgaggggaagaggggagctCGGAGCCCAGTGGGGTggagctggggcggggctgggggacctgggagCAAGGCCAGGTCTCTCCTCCCGCAGACCGCCTGGGCATCTTTCCGCTGGCCTCCACCTGCCGCGGAGCTGGAGGGCGGgcggagggtggggcggggcggggcggggcggggcgttgCCCGAGGGGGCGGAGGCGGGAGCCCCAGTGGATGCGGAGAACCCGCAGCAGTCCGGCCAGCGTGCTTGGGGCAGTGGAGCGGTGAAGGATTGGGAGACCCCTGAAGATCAGTGGGACTCGATACCAACACCCGCCTGAGAGACCTTGGTGCTCGGGGCGCTACCGAGTTTCCTTGCGCCCTTGGGGAGCGCGCCCAGGGTTCGCCGATGGCCAGGACTCTGGGCCTCGATCCTGGGGGCCTCTCGGGGATTTGTTACCTTTTTGGCACTCTTCTAGCCGGACTGCTTTCCCCAGGGGCTGTCGCCTTCAATCTGGATGTGATGGGCGCCCTGCGCAAGGAGGGCCAGCCGGGGAGCCTCTTCGGCTTCTCTGTGGCTCTGCACCGGCAGTTACAGCCCCGACCCCAGAGCTGGTGAGTCACCGCGCCCGCCCAGAGTCCCTGTGCCCGAGCCACTGgattccccacccctgcctcatcTCTCAGTCTTTGAACCCCACGAAGACTGGCTGTCCACAGATATTCGGCACCCCAGTTTGGAGCCTTGCCCCATCTATTTCCAGGTGGAGGGTACCCTTCAACCCCGAGAGCCAGGTTCTTGCTTTCAGGATGAATTGTAGAGCACAGTTCTTGCCTTGCCAGGGGCTATCTTTgtttgctcccccacccccacccccaacttgcATCCTGGCTCCAGTCCCAGGGTGCATGCTCCCCTCCTTCTTCATAGGGCCGAATTCCCTCAGGGAGGAGGACTGAGCTTGCTGTCTCTGCTtgggacaggaagagagggaaaggacagAGAGGCTAAAGGTGCCGTGGGAGGGGTAGAGGGTGGACTCCAGAAATAACTTCCTGCCAGTGCATTGCTATAGGATGGGATCAGGGCAGCAGGATGCTGGGAAGCCAGGAGAGACCTGCTACTTCGGTGGCTGGAGACCACTGGGAAGCTGGGAGAGAACCTGGCGAGGTCTGGCAACCTGTACTAGGTGTTTCAATGAGAGAGAGTGGCAGGAAACAGAGCCCCCAAAAGGTGTAGCagcagtgagacagagagagagatccagGAAGGATGCTGGCCAGGctgttccccttcctcctcctcaggaAATTTCCAGCTCCAGGAATCTCAGCAGCAGCGGGAGGCAGGGTGGAATGAGGGGCAGAGGacaattctggttattttctaATCAGGTCAGGACCTATAGGAGAAGGACACACTTGTGAGGGGCCTGTGACCGTGGTGCTTTGTGTACTGTTTGCTCTGGCTGTGTGTGTGATTTTAAAGAGGGAGACGAGAAGGGGAAGGGAGcttcccacctcctcctgccaAAGAGCTTTTCTCTCCTAGGCCAAGCCTAAGCCATACTAAGTGTCCATTACTGGGATCAATGCCATCCACAGGGACTGTCTTCCTCCTGCTACTATTggcctgggggcagagggtaGTGACAAGagctcatttctcttttcctgctcaGGGAGGCGGGGCAGCTAGCTCTGATCTTTTTCCCGTTATTATCCCTGTCATCAGGGAGCAGGGTCAGTGGTCCCCCGATGTTTGGAAAACACGAAAGCAACTGACTTCATGTCGTCTTTAGTCTTCTGTCTATTTCCTCCCTcatctgtctcccttcccccttcccccatctgCCCGAGTTCCAGAACCGGAGGCCTTTTTAGGACATGCTGAACTCTCTAAGCTATTTCTAGGCAAATTCTaggttatttttaatagcttGGTCTCTTGTCATTTCCCCCTCATCTCTGAAGGTGGCCCCTGACTCTGTCTCCCGGAGTCAAGCTGAGGGCATTCCCCCAGGGGCCTGACTGCCTAACCCCGGGTTTTgctccagcagggggcgctcttCTGCTTTTTGGCCTGTGGGAGACCAAGTACCTTGCTTATCCCTAGGTTTTGAGTTCCACATCTCCTTCTCCagcatgtaaaatgcttagaacagtgcagGGCCCATAGTGAATGCTATAATTCCTGTATTGGGATCCACAGACCTAGAGAATAGGTTCAGCACCTTACAGCAAGCCCAGATCCAAAGGCTTGGCTAGAGCACTCCCAAGCTGAGCCAGCCTTCATTCAGTTCCAGCACTGTCCACAGAAGGCCACCCAGATGAGAGAGTCAGAGGGGGCTGGACTCGGGTTGGAGCCTGGAGTGAGTGGAGAACTAAGAGGTGTAGTGGTCATGGACTTCTCTTTCACCTTCACTTAGCCCAGCTCCCAGGGAGTCCCTCTGCCCTCAGCTGCCAATagggtttcattttttctctctcctagtAGCTGTGGCTACTGTTCTGTCCAGAGCCCTGGAGTATCTGGGGACCATGGGATAAAGCCAGGAAGAAGtgtgtggctggggcagaggtggagggACCAGAAAGGCTGCACGTGGGAACTCTTGTTCCAGGAAGGATGGGCTGGTTTGCTCAccaagggtggggctgggtggatcCATGTGCTCAACTTCTTTCCTCCCTGtggacccctctcctccccttcttctctcctcttgaccTCCAGAGGAGATGTGAACAGTGAACACTGACTGTTAGCTTCTCCTGGTGCTCAGCTATGCACTGACCATCTGAGACACTGCCTGCCTCTGGGGGTCCACATGAAGTGTGGCTCGGCCTCCTAGGGGGCGAGCACGGAGATGAGTAAGACAGCTTCCCCCCGCTAAGAGACAGCCGTCTCTGTTAGCATTACTGCCGACTTGTCTGAAGGTTGGTTGTGCTgcctggtttctctctctttttaaaaaatcctcacccaaggatatgtttattgattttagagagaggggaagagggcagagagagagagggtgaggagagagggagagagagagaaacattgataggttgcttcctgtatctgccctgactgaggatggaacctgcaacctaggtacacgccctgacagggaatcaaacccacaacctcttggtgtatgggacagtgctccaaccaactgaaccacccctTTCTGGATTTCTGGAGGAGTCTCAGTGTTCAGAACATGGCCTGTCACTGGCCGTGGTGGAAAGGCTCGGGTACTGGACTTAGGCAGACGTGCATTTGAATCCCAGCATACTGTTTAACGTCTCTGAGTGTCCTGTTTTGAAAGACCAGAAAAGGAGCCTTACATAGGATTGTCGTGAAGATTGAGATAATGCACGTAGCTTGCCTAGCCCAGCACCTAGGTGGAGAGTGATAAAGTTCCTCATGTCCCTGGCATTCAGCCTGGGCCCTGACCCAGAGTAGGTGCTGAATGAATATTCCTTCCTTGCCTCACCAGTGTCTGACACAGGGCTTGGCAGAtaggttttcaataaatagttgttaacAAATGCCGAATGCATGCCACGCTCTCCTCCCTACCActaccccccccccgcccctggcctcTCTCTTGACACTGGCTCTGACACGGGATGACAGCTGGGCAGAGGCGAGGAGTTATGGGAAGGGCGAGTGGCTCtgtgccctcccccccccaacccacaGAAATGGCACAGTGCCCCACAGATGCCTGGCTTCAGTATTGCCCCACACGGctttgggcccctcccccaggaggggGGATGGAGGGAAGCAGTGTGGGAGAGAGGCCTTGACGTTTGCCCTGCTGCCACTTTTGAGTCTCTCATTCTTCAAAAAGAGAATCCTTGTAGCCAGCTGGGTGACAATCGCCTCATCTCACCCCTCCTCCACTCCTGGCCTGAGGGTTCAGCCTCAAGGGACCCAGGCAGCCTCCATTCCCAGCACAGTCCTCTCAGGGAAGAAGCCTTGGCTGTGATTATGGAAAATTGTCCTGCCAAGAAAGTTGTAGCTGGGAAAGCGTCtgagggggaggtaggagagaagactgggagggggtggcagtggggtggggtgagaggaaTGGGAAAATCGTAGctgtggggaggagaaggaaggatgaGAAAGGGGGTTCAGGAGGTGAggggagaatagagggaacactGGAGATCAGATGAGGTATTTGCCCTATCCTGCTGCTGCCTGGAGTGACGGATAGACCCCTGGGCTGGCAGGTTTGCTGGCGGCGGGTCTCTGATGGGTTCCCTGGTAGGGGAAACAGGCCTATATCTAGGCTCTTGCTTGGCCTTCAAAGCTGATCCCTGGGCCACCTTGTGGTGCCAGTCTGGGCCCCCGTTACTTTCGCTCCCAGCGTTCTTGGCATTTCTGGGAAGGTTTCAACAGGACTGTGGAGGGGGGCAGAGCTTGGGGATGGGGCCAGGGAGTGGCAGGAAAGGCCTGGTCAGGAGCAGGTGCTGGGACAGGCGGTTCTTTCAAACTAGCAGTGCTGGCCAGGATGCTTGGGttgccatgtgtgtgtgtgtgtgtctgcagtatgagcatatgtactgtgatGATTGCGTGGCCAAGTGTATTAACCTGCCCTTGTCAGGACTTGGGAAAGGGCTTTGGGTCCTTGTCTGTAGCCCTTCAACACTCTGTGTGGCAGTAAGGTGTTGGGCCTGGGAAGCTCTGGGGGGTGGGAGCATTTTGGCTGCTaactcctcccctgccccatcacATAGGCTGCTGGTGGgtgccccccaggccctggctctgcctgggcAGCAGGCGAACCGCACCGGAGGTCTCTTCGCTTGCCCCCTGAGCCTGGAGGAGACTGACTGCTACAGAGTGGACATTGATCAGGGAGGTATGGGCCCTGTGGGAGTGGAGTGGTGGCAGCAaatgaggaggggaggagaggacctggcctctgctcccctcccctaaTTCCCAGTGTCTTGCCTCCAGCTGATGTGCAGAAGGAGAGCAAGGAGAACCAATGGCTGGGAGTGAGTGTTCGGAGCCAGGGGCCTGGAGGCAAAATTGTGGTGAGTGCCACTACTGTGGCTGTATGCCAGGGTggtggtgtgcgtgtgtgtgtgtgtgtgtgtgtgtgtgcgcgcgcgtgcgtGCACATGTGCATATGGACGGATGTGCTTACAGAGCACAGGCTGGGTATTTGGTATGATGGTATGATTCCCAGGACCTCAAGGAGAGATAAAAAGTGTAAGACATGGCCCCTTATAAATTTAAACCATCTAAAcatttgtccatccatccacttGTTACACTCTTACTGAGAACCTTTTAAGCATCAGTCATTGTGCTAGTTATTGAGAGAGGATATGTAAAGacagggaagccctggctggtgtgtggactgagcaccagcctgtgaaccaaagggtcaccagctcaattcccagtcagggcacatgcctgggttgtgggccaggttcccagtaggggtgcgatgagaggcaaccacacattgatgtttctctccctctctccccctctgtctaaaaataaataaaatcttaaaaaaaaaaagacagggaaacaCTTGGTCTGCAACTCAAATAGCCTACTGCACATATGCAGAGTCTCATCctctccttttctgtgtgtgtgtctgtgtatcgTCTCACCAATATGCACAAGTACACAATTATCAGTACAAGTCACCGTGGGACAGAGTGTGGTCAGTGTGAAGTGAGCGGTATAGTCCCCAGTCTGTCAACGTCTGAAGGAAGAGTCGGGGGAGAGGCTGTCTGAGGTGGGGCGACTGAGTCGGGCTTTCCAGAATAAGACACTTGGAGAGTGGGGACGGGGAGGAAGTTCTTGGCAGATGAGGCAATGACATAAAGGGCCAGAGACAGGACCAAAGTGGTCCTGTTGGTGTGGTCGTAGAGGCGCGAGGGCTGCGTGTGCTGGCTTAGTTGTGCCTGTGTGTGCGCAGACGGAGTGCGGAACACGGACCTCTTCCTGCCAGGGCAAGGGAGCGGGTGCTGGTGGGGTAGTGGGTTGTGGATTAGCTGACGAACACTGGGCTGGTGGTGGAGCTCAGGCAGTGCCCACACAGGGGtttgtcgtgtgtgtgtgtgttgtgtgtgtgtggtgcgtGCACACGAAACAGCACCTGTCAAGTGTGTGCACATGGGCAGCGTGGCTCGGGCAGGTCCCTGGCTCACCCGGTGGCATGGCTCCTCATTCTGTCTCCTGCAGACCTGCGCACACAGATATGAGGCAAGGCAGCGAGTAGGCCAAATCCTGGAGACGAGGGACGTGATTGGTCGCTGCTTCGTGCTGAGCCAGGACCTGGCCACCCACGACGACTTGGATGGTGGCGAGTGGAAGTTCTGTGAGGGGCGTCCTCAGGGCCATGAACAATTTGGGTTCTGCCAGCAGGGAGCTGCCGCTGCCTTCTCCCCCGACAGCCACTACCTCCTCTTTGGGGCCCCTGGGACCTATAACTGGAAGGGTGAGTCACTCCTCTGGGAGGGCAGAAGGGCACCAAACTGTCCTCTTACCTCAGAGGGCAGCACGCGGCCAAGCATGCCCACACGTTCACTGCCATGTAGTCCTGGGGCACTGCCACGCCTCCCACCCCCGTCGTGCCAGCACATGCACGGATGGAGGTACCTCCTCTCCTGCGCATGGCCGAGTGTTCCTCCACACGCTGGCATGAGCCCCACACGCACGGCCGGTCCTCCCTGCCAACACCCCAGCCACACCTCATCACTCCCACTCCCGTCTCCACACGCTGCTGCTGGCTGAGCTGACACTCGGTGAGTGTGTGCCAAGTCTGTGGGACCCCAGAAGTTGGGGGGGCGGGTGGAGATGGGGCTGCAAAGGAGAGGAGTGGCTTTCCTGTGTGACTGTCTAACTAGCATCCGGACTAAAGGGTGCTCCGagctccctgccctgggcactAACAGGTTTGTCCTTGCAGGCACCGCCAGGGTGGAGCTCTGTGCGCAGGGCTCAGCGGACCTGGCCCACCTGGACGACGGGCCCTACGAGGCGGGGGGTGAGAAGGAGCAGGACCCCCGCCTCATCCCGGTCCCTGCCAACAGCTACTTTGGTAGGgacctctcctggcccagagTCACTCTAaccctctgctcctctctcttGTCCTCCCTCTCCATGCTCCCACCCTTCCGTCTCTGtccctgtctttctgtctctgttctcctccctttggcctctgtctctctcattttctttctctacctcttcctcttcttcgTGCCTCTGTGTCTGGCTCTGTCTCTGCACTCTGTGGCCCCTCCTCTGGATGTCCTGTCCCtggtgtctctctcctcccctcgcCCCTGACCCCCACAGGGTTGCTCTTTGTGACCAACATTGATAGCTCAGACCCTGACCAGCTGGTGTATAAAACTTTGGACCCTGCTGACCGGCTCCCCGGACCAGCCGGAGACTTGGCCCTGAATAGCTACTTAGGTTTGTAAGCGCCCACCCACgtcctcctgggccctgggggcttgGCCTGGCTTCCCCTCCACTCCTgctctaccccacccccacacacacccagagacGAGCTGGGCCCAGTGACCAGGCCTGAGAAGAAAAGGTCCCAAGGGGGAGAACCCAAGGGGTCTGTGAACAGGGGTCTCCATGGAGAAAGAACCAGGTGGACAGAGACCACGCTGGGGAGGAAAGAGGCCAGACCTCTAGGGGGGCATTTTCTCCAGGAGGGATGGTGGGCACATGCTGGAGAAGAGTCCAGGCGTGTTGGTAAGTCCCTGTCATTGTCTCATCTGCATCCTACTGCAGAGAAGGGAGGAACGAGGCCTGAGAGAAATTTGGGTGAATCAAGCTCTTCTCCACTCCCTCTTGTCTCCCTCCACCCATGTGAGGACTTCCTCTCCCTGCCAggatggtgggagtgggggccaaGAAGGCGCACGGGATAGGACAGGGACCTCTGGGGTGTGCAGAGGGGAGAGCAGTTCTCTGGGAGTTGTAGGGGTGGGGCCCCGCCCCAGCTCCTGCCAGTGCGCTCACTCCTGCCCAGCGTCTGGCTGCTCAGCCattgcctttctctttccttcccagtCCCCGAGGCTGACCTCACTGCACTACCTGTGCCAAACTCCAGTGTCTGGGTGTGGGGGGCTGCTAGGCCTCTGTAGGGGGAGGAGCAGTCAGCTGTGGTGGTGGTAACATGGAGGTGCCTGCATCTTTGGCTCCAGACCTgtgaggagggggtggtggggcctGCGGCACACCTTGGCTCCTGAGCCTTAAGGAGAGTGCTCACTGGGAGGTCACCCCCCCCAGGTTTCTCCATCGACTCGGGGAAGGGTCTGGTGCGTGCAGAGGAGCTGAGCTTTGTGGCAGGGGCCCCCCGGGCCAACCACAAGGGGGCTGTGGTCATTCTGCGCAAAGACAGTGCCAGTCGCCTGGTGCCCGAAGTGATGCTGTCTGGCGAGGGCCTGACCTCTGGCTTTGGGTACTCGCTGGCTGTAGCTGATCTGAACAATGACGGGTGAGTGTGCATAGGGGAGtggagctgggagaggctgggtccAGGGGGGCTGAGGGGTCTCTGGCATCTCTTCCTGACTTTCCTGGCTGGGCAGGCCCCCACACTGactgtctttctttctccataGTTGGGCAGACCTGATAGTGGGTGCTCCCTACTTCTTTGAGCGCCAAGAAGAGCTGGGGGGTGCTGTGTATGTGTACCTGAACCAAGGGGGTCACTGGGCTGGGGTCTCCCCTCTTCGGCTCAGCGGCACCCCCGACTCCATGTTTGGGATCAGTCTGGCTGTCCTTGGGGACCTCAACCAAGATGGCTTCCCAGGTGTGATAGGAACTGGAAAGGctcaggaggggcaggggcaggggcaggggcaggaagtgCCTCAGAGGTCACGAGGAGCTCTTCTGAGGGCCCAGGGAGAGAAGCAATCGGGGCTCACACCTGAACTTTaccatttaccagctgtgtgaccttgggcgagttacCTAACTTTTCTGAGCTGGTGCTATCTGCAGGGAGCAGCTGAGGGCATTAAAAATGATGTGTGCAAAGCCCCTGGGACTTAGTGGCCTCTCTGTGAAATGGAGCACATATGACATCGAACTAGGTGATGGAGGGAAAGTTGGGGCCTGGACCTTGTcaccccggcccccaccctgACTGCCTTTTCTGCTCACCCAGATTTCGCAGTGGGCGCTCCCTTTGATGGGGACGGGAAAGTCTTTATCTACCACGGGAGCAGCCTGGGGGTTGTTGTCAAACCTTCCCAGGTGAGAGGGCTTGTTGGGCTGAGGAAATGGgcgtgggtgggatggggggcgtggctgcagagggcagggaggaggcagaggtctGAGTGGTAGGTGGGGGCACTGACAAGCAGGTCCTGCAGGTGCTGGAGGGCGAGGCTGTGAGTGTAAAGAGCTTTGGCTACTCTCTGTCGGGCGGCCTGGACGTGGACGGGAACCATTACCCTGACCTGCTGGTGGGCTCCCTGGCCGACACTGCAGTGCTCTTCAGGtgaggccctgcccctcctctgtctTCTCCCTTCCTGAGTCTGCGAGCCCAGTCGTGCCAAATCCGATGCTGAAGAGCCCACCCCCAACCGCCCCCCAGTTTCTCAGCCTCATGTTCTTATGTTTTTTTGTGCCCTTAACTCTCCATTTCCCAGGGCCAGACCTGTCCTCCATGTCTCCCATGAGGTCTCCATTTCTCCACGAGCCATCGACCTAGAACAGCCCAACTGTGCTGGTGGCCACTTGGTTTGGTGAGGGAGCACccaggggggagggaggctgggtgagGTCGTTCAGGGCCTCTaagctcctctcccttctccatttccctgccTCATTTGGCAACGGGGCTGACCGTTGGATtaggagggggcagggtgggggtgtgggtgtggCCCATAAGCCTTGCCTGACTCAAGAGCTACCCTTTGCCCCTCCACAGTGTGGACCTAAGGGTTTGTTTCAGCTACATTGCAACCCCCAGCAGCTACAGCCCTATTGTGGGTGAGTGGGGTCCCCTTCCCGTCTCCTACCCTGTTGGGTttcacaggggaaagaagggccCCTGGGTACAGGGTCAGATTGAAGCAGTTCCCCAGCTCattgtctcctctcctctccccacacgCCACAGCCCTGGATTATGTGCTAGACGGGGACACAGACCGCAGGCTCCGGGGCCAGGTTCCCCGGGTGACCTTCCTGAGCCGTGGCCCCGATGACCCTAAGCACCAGGCCTCAGGCACCGTGTGGCTGAAACACCAGCATGACCGAGTCTGCGGAGACACCACATTTCAGTTACAGGTGGACACTGACCCCTTGGCCTCTGAGGGTCATTGTCATTGCATGATCTCTTCCTTGATTCCTCTTAGCTTCTTCCCTAACACACTCACACCTCATTCTGAGATCTCGACTTTTGGGAAGGCTCCATTATTGGCTGTTGCCTTCATATGTCTCCTGCCAAGTTCTGTGCTCCCTGGAGATGGAGATGGTAGGGTCCCTTGTCACATCTGGTTCTCAAAGCCCTAAATCGTGGgtctcttcccttctccacttTAGTTGCTCTCCCTTCTCTTTGCTCAGTTCTCCACTTCTGTCCATAATCTCCCTAAACTTCTTTCCAGGTTTCAGAGTTTGTCTTAAGTTTGGCTGGGGCCTGAGGATTGTTCTTGTATCccttccatttttcccctttccaggaGAATGTTAAAGACAAGCTTCGGGCCATTGTGGTGACCCTTTCCTATAGTCTCCAGACCCCCCGGCTCCGGCGACAGGTTCCTGGCCAGGGGCTTCTCCCAGTAGCCCCCATTCTCAATGCCCACCAGCCCAGCACCCAGCGGGCAGAGGTGAGAATGGCTCTGGTTCAGCCCAGAAGAAGGAGCTGGGAGGAGCAGCAATTATAAACCCTCACCAGTGACACTGACTCATAGCTCACAGAGTTCTTTCACACGTTTCTCCAGTAGTTCCTCACATCTCCAGGTGCTATAACAACTAGACCCCCACATGGAGAAAGGCCCGAGGGACCATGTGTTCCTAGTCAGAGGGAGCAGTGCTCCTTGATTCCAGGTGATTAGCCAGGGGCCCAGGCTGATAGAGGTCTGCCGTC
The sequence above is a segment of the Phyllostomus discolor isolate MPI-MPIP mPhyDis1 chromosome 2, mPhyDis1.pri.v3, whole genome shotgun sequence genome. Coding sequences within it:
- the ITGA7 gene encoding integrin alpha-7 isoform X1 codes for the protein MARTLGLDPGGLSGICYLFGTLLAGLLSPGAVAFNLDVMGALRKEGQPGSLFGFSVALHRQLQPRPQSWLLVGAPQALALPGQQANRTGGLFACPLSLEETDCYRVDIDQGADVQKESKENQWLGVSVRSQGPGGKIVTCAHRYEARQRVGQILETRDVIGRCFVLSQDLATHDDLDGGEWKFCEGRPQGHEQFGFCQQGAAAAFSPDSHYLLFGAPGTYNWKGTARVELCAQGSADLAHLDDGPYEAGGEKEQDPRLIPVPANSYFGLLFVTNIDSSDPDQLVYKTLDPADRLPGPAGDLALNSYLGFSIDSGKGLVRAEELSFVAGAPRANHKGAVVILRKDSASRLVPEVMLSGEGLTSGFGYSLAVADLNNDGWADLIVGAPYFFERQEELGGAVYVYLNQGGHWAGVSPLRLSGTPDSMFGISLAVLGDLNQDGFPDFAVGAPFDGDGKVFIYHGSSLGVVVKPSQVLEGEAVSVKSFGYSLSGGLDVDGNHYPDLLVGSLADTAVLFRARPVLHVSHEVSISPRAIDLEQPNCAGGHLVCVDLRVCFSYIATPSSYSPIVALDYVLDGDTDRRLRGQVPRVTFLSRGPDDPKHQASGTVWLKHQHDRVCGDTTFQLQENVKDKLRAIVVTLSYSLQTPRLRRQVPGQGLLPVAPILNAHQPSTQRAEIHFLKQGCGEDKICQSNLQLVHARFCARVSDMEFQPLPMDADGTTALFALSGQPFIGLELKVTNLPSDPAQPQADGDDAHEAQLLVSLPASLHYSGVRALDSVEKPLCVSNENASHVECELGNPMKRGAQITFYLILSTSGITIETTELEVELLLATISEQELHPVSARARVFIELPLSITGVAIPQQLFFSGVVRGESAMRSERDVGSKVKYEVTVSNQGQSLNTLGSAFLNIMWPHEIANGKWLLYPMRVELEGGQGPGQKGLCSPRPNILHLDVDSRDRRRRELEQQGRQEPPEQREPSTSWWPVSSAEKKKNITLDCDRGTANCVLFSCPLYSFDRAAVLHVWGRLWNSTFLEEYSAVKSLEVIVRANITVKSSIKNLLLRDASTVIPVMVYLDPVAVVAEGVPWWVILLAVLAGLLVLALLVLLMWKMGFFKRARYPEATVPQYHAVKIPREDRQQFKEEKTGTILRSNWGSPRREGPDAHPILAADGHPELGSDGHPVPGTV
- the ITGA7 gene encoding integrin alpha-7 isoform X2, with protein sequence MARTLGLDPGGLSGICYLFGTLLAGLLSPGAVAFNLDVMGALRKEGQPGSLFGFSVALHRQLQPRPQSWLLVGAPQALALPGQQANRTGGLFACPLSLEETDCYRVDIDQGADVQKESKENQWLGVSVRSQGPGGKIVTCAHRYEARQRVGQILETRDVIGRCFVLSQDLATHDDLDGGEWKFCEGRPQGHEQFGFCQQGAAAAFSPDSHYLLFGAPGTYNWKGTARVELCAQGSADLAHLDDGPYEAGGEKEQDPRLIPVPANSYFGLLFVTNIDSSDPDQLVYKTLDPADRLPGPAGDLALNSYLGFSIDSGKGLVRAEELSFVAGAPRANHKGAVVILRKDSASRLVPEVMLSGEGLTSGFGYSLAVADLNNDGWADLIVGAPYFFERQEELGGAVYVYLNQGGHWAGVSPLRLSGTPDSMFGISLAVLGDLNQDGFPDFAVGAPFDGDGKVFIYHGSSLGVVVKPSQVLEGEAVSVKSFGYSLSGGLDVDGNHYPDLLVGSLADTAVLFRARPVLHVSHEVSISPRAIDLEQPNCAGGHLVCVDLRVCFSYIATPSSYSPIVALDYVLDGDTDRRLRGQVPRVTFLSRGPDDPKHQASGTVWLKHQHDRVCGDTTFQLQENVKDKLRAIVVTLSYSLQTPRLRRQVPGQGLLPVAPILNAHQPSTQRAEIHFLKQGCGEDKICQSNLQLVHARFCARVSDMEFQPLPMDADGTTALFALSGQPFIGLELKVTNLPSDPAQPQADGDDAHEAQLLVSLPASLHYSGVRALDSVEKPLCVSNENASHVECELGNPMKRGAQITFYLILSTSGITIETTELEVELLLATISEQELHPVSARARVFIELPLSITGVAIPQQLFFSGVVRGESAMRSERDVGSKVKYEVTVSNQGQSLNTLGSAFLNIMWPHEIANGKWLLYPMRVELEGGQGPGQKGLCSPRPNILHLDVDSRDRRRRELEQQGRQEPPEQREPSTSWWPVSSAEKKKNITLDCDRGTANCVLFSCPLYSFDRAAVLHVWGRLWNSTFLEEYSAVKSLEVIVRANITVKSSIKNLLLRDASTVIPVMVYLDPVAVVAEGVPWWVILLAVLAGLLVLALLVLLMWKCGFFRRSSQNSSFPTNYHRAHLAVQPSAVEAGGPGTVGWDSLSGRGTPRPPCPSTMR